GGGGATGGAATCGTTTTCGAACCACCATCCACATGAGCTTTCCGGCGGGATGAAACAGAGAGTCACCCTCGCCCGCGCGCTCGCGGTGGAACCTGAGCTCATTCTCATGGATGAGCCTTTCAGCGCACTGGACACCTTCACCCGCTACAGGATGCAGGATGAGCTTTACGGGATCTGGGAGAAGAAGAAAATGACCGTCCTTTTCGTAACTCACGACATCGATGAAGCGGTCTACCTGTTCGACAGAATCGCCATCATGCACCTGGGGGGCAAGGGCTTTCAGATCATGGATAATGAACTGCCCCGTCCCCGCAATCGCGCCGGCACCAGTTTCAACCGCCTGCGCGGCGATATCTTAAAGGAGTTCCGCCTCATAACACAGGTCAGTGAAGATTACAGGATATGAAAGGTAAAACAGGTTCAA
The genomic region above belongs to Deltaproteobacteria bacterium and contains:
- a CDS encoding ABC transporter ATP-binding protein → MERRDGGSGEPIIVVKNLTKGFTQKDGNAQTILKYLNLTIQEGELFCLLGPSGCGKTTLLNIIAGFEKPTSGSVTTKGVPVESPGPNAIMIFQESGLLPWRTVLGNVEFGLEGRRLSRKERRMISMDYLELVGMESFSNHHPHELSGGMKQRVTLARALAVEPELILMDEPFSALDTFTRYRMQDELYGIWEKKKMTVLFVTHDIDEAVYLFDRIAIMHLGGKGFQIMDNELPRPRNRAGTSFNRLRGDILKEFRLITQVSEDYRI